TCAAATGAGAAAAAGTTAGGCTAGTTGTAAAGCAGATTCCAAAGCTATGGGTAGGAAGTAAACTGTTAGACGATGATATGAAATCACACGCACGTGATCATACACATCAACATAACATTCTGGAGTAAACACATTTGTTTACAGAGTTACCTTGGCCTTCTGAACAGGTCTACCTCTGGAATCGTCCTTTATGTCAACAGTTGATGTCGTGATTTCTGCATGAAGATTGCGTCATTAACAAATTAGATTACATTATTTATCCAATGTAGAATAGGATAGATGTACGAGAGGGGAAAGGGATTTCACAGAAAACAAATGGGAAAAAATTGAATCTCACTCTTCTCCACAGCAAGTCcgttgtttttcaaaatttcagcAACAGTTACCACTGTGGCAatagctgcaataaccaaaaAAGGGGTTGAAAACTCGGAAATCATATTAAGATTGGAATCAAGGAAAGAGAATGGGAAAAAGAGCGGTACAAAAGTCTAGTAAAAATTCAGTGCATTGTAATAAAGTTCTACTAAATAAGGAAACAACATGACAGCCATATAAAAATATTGCTgtctcaattataaaattttagaagttACTCTATTTAACACTTCATTATTGCAAATATACTTATCAGACTGTTAGCAACAATTTTCTCCCAGTATTTATATCCTCTACACAAATGAAATAACAGATGATGAAAGACAATGGCACATTATAGAGGAGCATAGCAGCTATTTGTGTGATATATCAATGTTACTAAGATATATGCTTCAAAAACCAAGTTGATCGTTTAGGTATATTCTTTGGGTAAATTTGAGATTTCTCTCTAATTTTCTATGAATTTTATGCTATGAGAATATACTAGCTTTCGAAACCCTTCTGCCTTGAACATTACACATGTTACAAAGACTACAATTTTTTCTGTTCCTTCATATTTTACCAGTCTATTGCTTTATCTAATTCGCTAAGCTTTTTCCTGTTAATTTCATCACCAACTTTCATTTTTCGACTTCATTACTACACTCTTATTACTCCTAGATTGACATTGATTGCAAGTGTAAactctaaattattatatatcattaacTTCTGAGtttttaatacttatatttctaatattaatacatttgatttataatagtaataatatctGCGATAGAATTTTCAACTTACAACTTACACGTACACGCCATTTTCTCATATCTATGTAATGGATTACACTTCAAACCCACACTAGAAGAAATGCCGGTGTGTAGATCTTCCCGAAGGTAATCATCAGTCAAGGAGAAAACTCTAAATACAGGACCTCCAAAATACATCTCCGTCAAAACTTAGTTTATCCGATTTGACAAAGCCAGATTATACACCCTTCAGTTCCTACTCCTAGAACAGCTCAAGGATGCAATGGGGGCAGCAAAACAAAATTGTGGAATTTCATGAGGAATCTAAATATAGGAGGCAGTGATGTGATGCTTTAAACTGAGCATAAGTAAATATGTAAAAGGTTTAACACCAGTACCACAGTAGAGAAAGTTTAATTCAGAGGAAAATATGACAGGCTTGAATCAGTATCCAAGACTGAAGGCGTTCGGAAGTTCAGGGCATGCAAAGGTAGCCAATGAAACCTAATCAAATTATGTATGTTCCCAAGAGTAATTTTCTGTTCAACAATATTTGAAGTACAATCATTcttaagtttattaaaattacCAATAGAACAGAACTATATTTAGCAAAGTTGTAATAATAACACCTAAATGAACACAGCAGAGAATTGATTCCACATTGATAATCAATAAGTAACCAATAGAACCAACACCAGCAAAATTCTACTACCAAAACTTAAAAACAGAAACAAGGAGAGGGGTTTCAATACCCATTCCTAGAGCTGAAAGTTCGACCTCGTTATGCTGTTGCATGTACCTCTGCAGAttagacaaaattaaaatgaggaaataaataaaaaataaaacactgaCAAACTTCAAAGTCGAAAACAGAGACATGGCGTCACACTACCTTGGCCAGATTAACGTAGAAGAAGAGGGGCTTCTTAGTGTTAGAGACCTGAATGCGATTCTTCTTGTAGGAATCGGTGATGTTGATGTTGTTCACTCCCTCTGTTATGCCTTCCATTGCTCTCTTTCTCACTCACACTCTCCCGATGATGTTAACAACCAAAAACCCTAACGATTTGTTTATGAAATGTGATTGAGAAATGAAGAACCCGAACCCCCTAACACAGCATGTACTCCTTTCGCACTCCAAGGGCCTGGGCCTGGGCCCAACATTATATTCACTCTGCACAGTTCCAACTAAATCACACTCAGCCAAGCCCACGAGTATGAATGCAA
This DNA window, taken from Vigna radiata var. radiata cultivar VC1973A chromosome 5, Vradiata_ver6, whole genome shotgun sequence, encodes the following:
- the LOC106760857 gene encoding uncharacterized protein At2g34160, with product MEGITEGVNNINITDSYKKNRIQVSNTKKPLFFYVNLAKRYMQQHNEVELSALGMAIATVVTVAEILKNNGLAVEKKITTSTVDIKDDSRGRPVQKAKIEIVLGKTANFDELMAAAAAEDGENGDAEEQNA